The segment AATTATTGTTTGTCAGCTCAGAAAGTCGAGcatttaagactcgagttctatcATGAAACTTGAGTATTAAAAACTTGAGATGCTATTTTTCCACATTATTTTGCAAACATCACCACTaacaaaaattcttaaaaatttaaggctaaatggaaagaaaaaaaaaaaaaaatcactttttgcCTCTCCACTCTTCATGGAAAAAGTATGTCATAAGTTTGTCTTATGGAGTGCCCCTTTTGTATTTGCCCCCTTCGTATTTGGCGGGCCCACACACCTATGTTATTCACATTCCTTTGTTCCAAACACatcttgaattattttttgcctttaaaaattgtttaaaattttcagttaCCAAACACCCTAGAAAGTGATTTTATAGATAATgtgtttttaacttttcaaaaagtTTGTCAATagtcttgtagctcaattggtatTTTATGACATTTCCAACAAAcacctctctctatctctcataAGTCTAAGCAAATCGGCACTAATGACAAACAGTGGAAGACATTAAGAGCCTATTTAGCATGTGATTATTTGCTTCAgcttaatttgattttttagcttattttggTACTGTTCATaggtctcattgcactttttgatactattcataattCTCATTGTACTATTCAGCTAgtttttaaccctttttttttttttttctatacttttagtaaaaagtttttagtttcagttaAATAAGTTATTTCCAACGGACCCTGGAACCAATAGGATTAATGTTCATGGGTAAACCaatgcaatatatatttttattttaattaattgattagtTTGAGGATATTTTATGATTACTATTAGAGATGTTTGCGGTGTGGTTCAATACACTTTTAGGTTATTTTTAGTATCGCACTTTTGTGGTGTTTTTTGGCCAAAACCATCATTGCACCGCACCTTAGTTTGTAATCATATGTGCAGTGCAGTTTGATGTGGTGTACAAGGTGTGTTTTGGGctagtatatttttcaaaatgttatGTGCAATTACTAGTTTGCTATTAATAACCATGACAATACGACAGAAGCAATTTGTTTCAAAAACAATATAACATGAGCAACAAAAAAGTAGCACAAATATATACAagaccaaaaaaatgaaaagaaaatccaTGATAGATTGACAGTGAACTAAAAGTACCACAAATatacagaaaataaaaaataataaatcatggCAATAAATCATACACAATTATATACgttaaacaaatataatttgtAACACAAAAATGCTTAACAAGTAACGACCAAAAGGTCCATAATGGTGTACTATAAAATGCTGCCACTTATGTAAATGTGACTTtacttgatattttttattttttatttcttgtgcTGATTAGAACATTGAGTCACACATTTGCATATGTGACATTGTTTCATTGGTTGAAataatttctcaaattttagaccgtctttttaaaaaaagaaaggaaaaaagaaaaagaaaaagaaaaagagaaaaactcctgaaaaaccaaaacaaaagagaagtattgatgttcctaaaaaaaaagaaaagaaaagaaaatagagaagtcTTGAAAACTAGAATgggcctttaaaaaaaaaaaaaaaaagagagaaaaagaaaattagaatgGGCCTCGTTCGGCTGTAGACAGTAAACTGTGCTTAGGCCCATTAAATTAATCGTCTTCTTCAATCTCTCTCATTCTGTgatttgaaaaaacaaaagcaaaggaaaagcaaagcaaagcaaagaagaagaaaaaagaaaaactaggaggagaagaagatgataaGGACTCGATTGGTGTGGTTGGGTCTAGGATTTTCAGTTACAGGAGCCGCAATTTCCCGGTTCATCTGGAGAGACTTGTGGGTTGATCGCTATGCTCTTCTCTCTGATGTAAGTAATACTACTAACCCACTAACCAACCACACACCCTTATCAATTATATTCAACTCTAAgtggctgtttttttttttttttttttttttttttgtgggtaggTGAAAGAACTTGATGCTCTGCAAGCCAGAGTGTCGGAGCTTGAGTCACTCTCTTATCCCAAATCAAATCCGGGTCAGGTAATTTTCTCCACTGTTTATTACTTTTGAACTTATATATCAATTTTTCCTTATCTGGGTTTtcattagaattttattttatttaagttaaaTATAAAAAGGATAGAACTTTCATCCAGACTAGTTTGAAAGAAAGTTCAAATGAGCATAAGTAGTCATgcaattttgtttaaatgactTTAGTATCTGTTtggtacaacttatttttacagctttttgaaaatgcggttgtttgaaaaaaaaaaaattttcaaaaattgtatgTAAAAAGAGTGAATGTAGCTTGAACAAGTGCGGTTTGATAACGTGTTAGTACTAAACGGGCACTTAATGCTTCGTCTCACTAGAATTTGATGTGGACGATTTTATGAATCACAACATAAAGCCCTGAccaattacatttttattattgagcTCTTTGTTTTACAATGTACCCATTAAATGGTATATATAGTAGGCTAATCCTAGACTAACTGTAAGGTTGCAGTAGTATAGTTAGGATTACGTGTACAATATTAGGACCGTAACTCTTGGTATGTTTCAATGAGGGTAATACAATGAATCTGGGCCCCAAAGTTGTATCTCTAACAGTGTTTGTGGAAATTTAACTTGGTATTGAGAGTATGGTTTTAGTTAGGGTAGAATGGGGGAACTTAATAAATGTCATCAACCCCAATTAGTTGAAGAAGGATCCCTACACCAACCCTAAAGGCTTAGTTGATTTGAGGTTTTGTGATTTCATTTTCATTGTCAATTATTGCATTTGCTTCAATAGAGTGGTTTCACAATAACCATACTGTTTAGCATGCTTGTTGCAGTTCTAATTCTATGGAGTAAATGCCTATGAATGTGCACAGTTAAGGATATGAATTGTTGCTTCAATATGAAAAGAAACGAATGAAGTTGGCCAGCATACTTCATATGAAAAAATTTGGCTAAGATGAAATGGTGACGTAGTCGCAAACGTTGGGTTATTTGATTGTGTCCTTTAAAGTTCATAGGAGCATACTATCACCTTGTTAAGATCATGAAATTGTGCCATGGATGATCGTTTTTCTGTAATTAGACAGaagtatttatattttattgcaTTGGGCTTCAGTTAGTGAAGCCTCAACCCTTAGGATATCACCATTGGTACCCAGTTTGAGATTTTCTAGTAACATCATCATGTCATTATCATACTCGAACCCAATTAGCTTTAATATCAAGACCGTAACTCAATACTTCTAAGTTGCAATAATGACACATATAATCAACTCcaagaattttataatttatcatAATATCAGTAAACTCTGTCTATGTTTCTGTTTAGTGTTGAATATTTGTTCATAGCTGTTCCCAAACCTAGAAAAGGGAGTAAGGTTCCGGTAGGTTGATGGACAACAAAGAATTTAGGCTTTTTTATGGCCAAGAGCTCTAGTTTGACTGGCACCTCCTCCCTTTGTAAGTGCTAGGTGGAGGGTAAGGTCATGGATTTAATACCCAATGGGTGCTTGTGTAACTTACctgtcaaaaaaattttagtcacCTTATTGTGAATGGATCCACTAGAATTTCAATTATGGGGGTAACAAAGAGTATGAATTTTTGTAGTTTTCTtattgggactaaggcttggttgtcatttttgagttattatAACGTGAGTAGGTTTATAATCACAGTTGAAATAATTCGAATATTTTAATATCCACTTCAAAGCACCATATCTTTGAAAGGCAATGTAAATGCAAGTGTGTACGTTGTCTAggttatcaaaaataattaaattgtgaGTTTTCATGTTGGGTTTAATTTTACTTGTTAAATCACTTTCATGTTTCTGTGTAATTGATTCTTTGACCTGATGCTTAACATTTGATCCCAGGATtctaaaatttatcaaattcaTGTTCTCTAATTTCCTGTATTCTACGTATTGATAATATACACAGTTTTTGAATCCAAGTTCCTTGCAATGTTGGTCAAACTTTCACTGCCTAAGAGTATGCATGATTTTGTCCAATGTCATTTGGAATATAGCGTGAATAATAGATTTCTAGCAGTGTAATGCTATGATAGATCATCCTCTTATTAGCTCTCTAGAAATATATTCGAAAGCAACTGCCTGACAAGAGCAGAGTTGCAAGAGATAAGGCAGTGTTGCATCAAGAGACATGATTGGTGATTGTGTAGAATGACAAAAGACCTTTTGTAAGGGAAAGGGAAAATTAAAAAGGCAGGGAA is part of the Quercus robur chromosome 9, dhQueRobu3.1, whole genome shotgun sequence genome and harbors:
- the LOC126698932 gene encoding uncharacterized protein LOC126698932 isoform X1, with product MIRTRLVWLGLGFSVTGAAISRFIWRDLWVDRYALLSDVKELDALQARVSELESLSYPKSNPGQPSLTWGHLDFKEMEREE
- the LOC126698932 gene encoding uncharacterized protein LOC126698932 isoform X2, with translation MIRTRLVWLGLGFSVTGAAISRFIWRDLWVDRYALLSDVKELDALQARVSELESLSYPKSNPGQAEG